A region from the uncultured Holophaga sp. genome encodes:
- a CDS encoding phosphatidate cytidylyltransferase, translated as MTPTPARTLDRKNLAKRMGSAIVFIACFGTLLWFGESPVAKAIYLVLLLLAAWMGVREMTAMGRKAGLAPSTCAGTLGAVLLIVHFYLSGGGEDALPLWLALALMSLIIHFGMMLLRKDPLKDALSNQAITWMGALYLGLGLGFQMKLFMFNTTTRTNTGARLILALYLITWFGDTAAYFVGTLLGRHKLAARISPKKSWEGALGNLAGNVIGAFLIRAFVCPDWSPVDAVLIGLILGVMGILGDLAESAWKRSVDVKDSNMGMRGIPGHGGMLDRVDSLVYTAPALFAYVHFVHGLS; from the coding sequence ATGACCCCGACCCCAGCCCGGACCCTGGACAGGAAGAACCTCGCCAAACGGATGGGCTCAGCCATCGTCTTCATCGCCTGCTTCGGGACCCTCCTGTGGTTCGGGGAGAGTCCCGTCGCCAAGGCCATCTACCTGGTCCTGCTCCTTCTGGCCGCCTGGATGGGGGTGCGCGAGATGACGGCCATGGGCCGCAAGGCGGGCCTCGCCCCCTCCACCTGTGCGGGCACCCTGGGTGCCGTCCTCCTCATCGTCCACTTCTACCTCTCGGGCGGCGGCGAGGATGCCCTCCCCCTCTGGCTCGCCCTGGCCCTGATGAGCCTCATCATCCACTTCGGCATGATGCTCCTCCGGAAGGATCCCCTGAAGGACGCCCTCAGCAACCAGGCCATCACCTGGATGGGGGCCCTCTATCTGGGCCTTGGCCTGGGCTTCCAGATGAAACTCTTCATGTTCAACACCACCACCCGCACCAACACCGGAGCCCGCCTCATCCTGGCCCTCTACCTCATCACCTGGTTCGGGGACACCGCCGCCTACTTCGTGGGCACCCTGCTGGGGCGGCACAAGCTGGCCGCCCGCATCAGCCCCAAGAAGTCCTGGGAGGGTGCCCTGGGCAACCTGGCCGGCAATGTCATCGGGGCCTTCCTGATCCGGGCCTTCGTCTGCCCGGATTGGTCCCCCGTGGACGCCGTCCTCATCGGCCTCATCCTGGGGGTCATGGGCATCCTGGGGGACCTGGCGGAGAGCGCCTGGAAGCGGAGTGTGGATGTGAAGGACTCCAACATGGGCATGCGCGGCATCCCCGGGCATGGGGGCATGCTGGACCGGGTGGACAGTCTGGTCTACACCGCCCCTGCCCTGTTCGCCTATGTGCACTTCGTGCATGGGCTCAGCTAG
- the uppS gene encoding polyprenyl diphosphate synthase, with product MSIPHHVAIIMDGNGRWAAQRGLPRIKGHKEGVRVAEEILEAASEAGVRHLSLYAFSTENWKRPALEVMGLMALLRMYLRIFLPKLMANNIRFHHLGALEGLPQGVQADIRALEAKTAANTGLTFHLAVNYGSRLEIVQAAQRCIQDGLKPEELTEQALADRLWTAGVPDVDFLIRTSGELRISNFLLWQLAYAEIHVTDCLWPDFHAERFRGALAVYASRERRFGGL from the coding sequence ATGAGCATTCCGCATCACGTCGCCATCATCATGGACGGAAACGGTCGGTGGGCGGCCCAGCGGGGGCTGCCGCGGATCAAGGGACACAAGGAGGGGGTCCGGGTCGCTGAGGAGATCCTGGAGGCTGCGAGCGAGGCGGGAGTCCGGCACTTGAGCCTCTACGCCTTCTCCACGGAGAACTGGAAGCGCCCGGCCCTGGAGGTGATGGGGCTCATGGCCCTCCTGCGGATGTACCTGCGGATCTTCCTCCCCAAGCTGATGGCCAACAACATCCGCTTCCACCACCTGGGGGCCCTCGAGGGGCTGCCCCAGGGGGTCCAGGCCGATATCCGCGCCCTGGAGGCGAAGACCGCCGCCAACACGGGACTGACCTTCCATCTGGCGGTGAACTACGGCTCCCGCCTGGAGATTGTCCAGGCCGCCCAACGCTGCATCCAGGATGGCCTGAAGCCCGAGGAGCTCACCGAGCAGGCCCTGGCGGATCGCCTCTGGACCGCCGGCGTCCCCGATGTGGACTTCCTCATCCGCACCTCCGGCGAACTCCGGATCTCCAACTTCCTGCTCTGGCAGCTCGCCTACGCCGAGATCCACGTCACCGACTGCCTCTGGCCGGACTTCCATGCGGAGCGCTTCCGGGGAGCCCTGGCCGTCTATGCCTCCCGCGAACGCCGCTTCGGAGGCCTCTGA
- a CDS encoding PAS domain S-box protein, whose product MVQFNTRANEILLKLVYYGPGLSGKTTNLQALHAMCQEENRGELFSVNTQEDRTLFFDLLPINLGYIYGNAIHLQIYTVPGQVQYDASRRVVLGGADGVVFVADSSEEKMQENVDSLSNLYHNLNANRLNIKQIPFVLQYNKRDLADAMPVGVMNRRLNFRSVPYFEATASQGAGVLETFMAIARETVSSTFRKYHLDKKIKDFDEMLNLIDSNIRTSMHELPPPSEAAPAKPETTVLRHTDVSVAELVPGKVTDPQDLLEDALKSNMETARLYSELKQAKDGLEKKNQEILGLCAQLEKANQDNLKTRRYLEGLIQSVGEAVVSFATDGRILTWNAAAEQIFGYSRAEIVGHTFHQLTPQHRAGELNQAMNQVAQGRVLRDVATTRLRKSGVEFPCSITYAPIRGNEDRVLAFSALVRDLGEQRDLEHKVRELEVGSSLARIMPPLFNELANRLSPILLQKGLLLEDSSGAHQPERIAKLLRTVEAVQNLVKPLMMVLSPSTPRKAMHNLNSLLQEAVRRVESESAASGVALDCSLDPALPDCAVDGEQVREAFFNLVRSSVYAAARSTAKRVRIGTRRVGSALQLVSQDTGEAISEADHKRIFELSGASDMESLGLAAAAAVVKAHGGRINVRSQRGIGNAYLLEFPMSEATSAPSQVSGLEGQSILVVDDEPFLLECLVDALESWGYRATPCTSGEEAIRILETQDFDLLVSDIRMPGFSGIQLYDWLSANKPGILKRVLFTTGDAFDPETRAFLETHGLPSLGKPFDLRKLNEALAGLKARID is encoded by the coding sequence ATGGTTCAATTCAATACCCGCGCCAATGAGATCCTGCTGAAGCTGGTCTACTACGGCCCCGGTCTCTCGGGGAAGACGACCAACCTGCAGGCTTTGCACGCGATGTGCCAGGAGGAGAACCGGGGCGAGCTCTTCTCCGTCAATACCCAGGAGGACCGCACCCTCTTCTTCGATCTGCTGCCCATCAACTTGGGGTACATCTACGGCAACGCCATCCACCTGCAGATCTACACCGTGCCCGGTCAGGTCCAGTACGATGCCAGCCGACGGGTGGTCCTGGGAGGGGCGGATGGAGTGGTCTTCGTCGCTGACTCCAGTGAGGAGAAGATGCAGGAGAATGTGGACTCGCTGTCCAACCTGTATCACAACCTCAACGCCAACCGGCTGAACATCAAGCAGATCCCCTTTGTCCTCCAGTACAACAAGCGGGACCTGGCGGACGCCATGCCCGTGGGGGTCATGAACCGGCGCCTGAACTTCCGCTCGGTCCCCTACTTCGAGGCCACGGCCAGCCAGGGGGCAGGGGTCCTGGAGACCTTCATGGCCATCGCCCGGGAGACGGTGAGCTCCACCTTCCGGAAGTATCATCTGGACAAGAAGATCAAGGACTTCGACGAGATGCTGAATCTCATCGACTCCAACATCCGCACCAGCATGCACGAGCTGCCCCCGCCCTCCGAAGCGGCCCCGGCCAAGCCTGAGACTACGGTGCTCCGGCACACCGATGTCAGCGTCGCCGAGCTGGTGCCCGGCAAGGTGACCGATCCCCAGGATCTGCTTGAGGATGCCCTCAAGTCCAACATGGAGACGGCGCGTCTCTACTCGGAACTCAAGCAGGCCAAGGACGGTCTGGAGAAGAAGAACCAGGAGATCCTGGGGCTCTGCGCCCAGCTGGAGAAGGCCAACCAGGACAACCTCAAGACCCGCCGCTACCTGGAGGGGCTCATTCAGAGCGTGGGGGAGGCGGTGGTCTCCTTCGCCACCGACGGCCGGATCCTCACCTGGAATGCCGCCGCCGAGCAGATCTTCGGATACTCCCGGGCCGAGATTGTGGGGCATACCTTCCACCAGCTCACGCCCCAGCACCGGGCGGGGGAGCTGAATCAGGCCATGAACCAGGTGGCCCAGGGCCGCGTCCTGCGGGATGTGGCCACCACCCGGCTGCGGAAGAGCGGAGTCGAGTTCCCCTGCTCCATCACCTATGCCCCCATCCGGGGCAACGAGGACCGGGTGCTGGCCTTCTCGGCCCTGGTGAGGGACCTGGGGGAGCAACGGGATCTGGAGCACAAGGTGAGGGAGTTGGAGGTGGGCTCCTCCCTGGCCCGGATCATGCCGCCGCTCTTCAACGAGCTGGCCAACCGCCTGAGTCCCATCCTCCTCCAGAAGGGTCTCCTTCTTGAGGACAGCTCCGGAGCCCATCAGCCGGAACGGATCGCCAAGCTCCTGAGGACGGTGGAGGCCGTCCAGAACCTGGTCAAGCCCTTGATGATGGTCCTGTCCCCCTCCACGCCCCGCAAGGCCATGCACAATCTGAACTCGCTCCTCCAGGAGGCCGTCAGGCGGGTGGAGAGTGAGTCCGCCGCCTCCGGCGTGGCCCTGGACTGCTCGCTGGACCCAGCCCTTCCGGACTGTGCTGTGGATGGCGAGCAGGTCCGGGAGGCCTTCTTCAACCTGGTGCGCAGCAGCGTCTACGCCGCGGCGCGTTCCACCGCCAAGCGGGTCCGGATCGGCACCCGTCGGGTGGGCTCGGCACTGCAGCTGGTGAGCCAGGACACGGGCGAGGCCATCAGCGAGGCCGATCACAAGCGGATCTTCGAGCTCTCCGGGGCCTCGGATATGGAGTCCCTGGGCTTGGCCGCCGCCGCTGCGGTCGTGAAGGCCCATGGCGGTCGCATCAATGTCCGCAGTCAGCGGGGCATCGGCAATGCCTATCTTCTGGAGTTCCCCATGTCTGAAGCGACATCAGCGCCCAGTCAGGTCAGTGGTCTCGAGGGGCAGAGCATTCTGGTTGTAGACGATGAACCCTTCCTGTTAGAGTGCCTCGTGGATGCCCTGGAGTCCTGGGGCTATCGGGCCACACCCTGCACCTCCGGCGAGGAGGCGATCCGGATCCTTGAGACGCAGGACTTCGATCTGCTGGTTTCCGACATCCGGATGCCTGGTTTCTCAGGCATCCAGCTCTACGACTGGCTCTCGGCCAACAAGCCGGGGATCCTCAAGCGGGTGCTGTTCACCACCGGGGACGCCTTTGATCCCGAGACCCGCGCATTCCTTGAAACACATGGTCTTCCCAGCCTGGGCAAGCCCTTTGACCTCCGCAAGCTCAACGAGGCGCTTGCCGGTCTGAAGGCCAGGATCGACTAG
- a CDS encoding CAP domain-containing protein, with the protein MLPLPLAFVLLLAAGESPGPRPPDEAVISSQEEQAVVLEINRIRKFPRAYAAYLKSLRVHFDGTLWRLPGRIPIRTQEGVAALDGAVAFLESVPPREPLSFSERLFRSSLELVREQGPTGQTGHRGPGGSTLQQRILRQGPVQICGEIINYGPEQPRMTMLQLVIDDGVPDRGHRKNLFDPEFHIAGAAIGAHKVYGSMTVVDLADGFAD; encoded by the coding sequence GTGCTGCCCCTGCCCCTGGCCTTCGTCCTCCTCCTGGCAGCCGGAGAGTCCCCTGGCCCACGCCCTCCCGACGAGGCCGTGATCTCCTCCCAGGAGGAGCAGGCCGTGGTTCTGGAGATCAACCGGATCCGGAAGTTCCCCAGGGCTTATGCGGCCTACTTGAAGAGCCTGCGGGTCCACTTCGATGGCACCCTCTGGCGCCTGCCGGGGCGCATCCCCATCCGGACCCAGGAGGGGGTGGCCGCCCTGGATGGGGCCGTGGCCTTCCTGGAGAGCGTCCCCCCCCGGGAGCCCCTCTCCTTCTCCGAGCGGCTCTTCCGCTCCTCCCTGGAGCTTGTGCGGGAACAGGGACCCACCGGGCAGACAGGACACCGCGGGCCCGGCGGCTCCACCCTTCAGCAGCGGATCCTGCGGCAAGGACCGGTGCAGATCTGCGGCGAGATCATCAACTACGGCCCAGAGCAGCCCCGGATGACCATGCTGCAGTTGGTCATTGATGACGGTGTGCCCGACCGGGGGCACCGCAAAAACCTCTTCGATCCTGAGTTCCACATCGCCGGGGCGGCCATCGGTGCCCACAAGGTCTACGGAAGCATGACCGTGGTGGATCTCGCGGACGGTTTCGCGGACTGA
- a CDS encoding response regulator transcription factor — protein sequence MSRQSEVINMDKPRILLVEDELSLAEGVKLNLELEGMACEWVTRGDEGLQRILGDSFDLVLLDVMLPGLDGFTVCDRVRAARNRTPILFLTAKNTEDDRVQGFETGGDDYLGKPFQVKELLLRIRAILRREAWYRSRSMAGRQAFGPYWVDFENYCGDGPGGPFQLGVKECMILKLLMENPGQVISRSDILDKVWGEEAYPTSRTVDNFIVRIRRAMESDPHRPQWVHTVRSVGYLFDPEGRPRKGED from the coding sequence ATGTCTAGACAAAGCGAGGTGATCAACATGGACAAGCCCAGGATTCTGCTGGTGGAGGACGAGCTGAGCCTGGCCGAGGGCGTCAAGCTGAACCTGGAGCTGGAGGGCATGGCCTGCGAGTGGGTGACCCGCGGCGATGAGGGCCTGCAGCGCATCCTGGGGGACAGCTTCGACCTGGTACTCCTCGATGTCATGCTGCCTGGGCTCGACGGCTTCACGGTCTGTGACCGGGTCCGCGCAGCCCGCAACCGCACCCCCATCCTCTTCCTCACCGCCAAGAACACCGAGGACGACCGGGTCCAGGGCTTCGAGACCGGCGGAGACGACTACCTGGGAAAGCCTTTCCAGGTGAAGGAGCTCCTGCTCCGCATCCGGGCCATCCTCCGCCGGGAGGCCTGGTACCGCAGCCGCTCCATGGCGGGCCGCCAGGCATTCGGCCCGTACTGGGTCGACTTCGAGAACTACTGCGGCGATGGGCCCGGCGGCCCCTTCCAGCTCGGCGTGAAGGAGTGCATGATCCTCAAGCTCCTCATGGAAAACCCCGGACAGGTCATCAGCCGCTCGGACATCCTGGACAAGGTCTGGGGGGAGGAGGCCTACCCGACCTCCCGCACCGTGGACAACTTCATCGTGCGGATCCGCCGGGCCATGGAGTCGGATCCTCACCGCCCCCAATGGGTGCATACCGTCCGGAGCGTCGGCTACCTCTTCGACCCGGAGGGACGCCCCCGGAAGGGCGAGGACTGA